GACCCCGAGCCGCGAGCGGGTGCCGTCGCGGTCGCCGCCGCCGAGCCCGTCGACGTCGACGCGGTTGTGCACCACGCGCAGCGCCCCGGCCCGGTCCAGTTCGGGCCAGCGCTCCGCGAATTCGCGCGCGGTCCGCTCGTTGATCAGGACGTGCAGGTGCGCCGGGTGGTGCAGCGGCACGGTGTCGCCGTCGACCGCGCGCAGCGGGGTGCCCTGCCAAGCCGGGTCGTGGTGTCGCAGGATCACCGGGATCGCCGCGTCGAGCGCGTGCCGCTGCCAAGCGGCGGAGGCGTCGGGGGCGCTCCAGAGCGAACCCGCGTTGTCCAGCACCAGCAGGTCGTGCTCGGCGCAGAGCCGTCGGATCGTGCCGTGCGCGACGGGCGGCGGGTCGCCGCCGGGGCGGTCCGCCCACATGCCGGTGACCTCCACGTCACCCGGTTCGTGGTCGACGAAGTGGCCGGCGGCCCGGGTGACCCGATGCCCCAGGGAGCGCAATGCGGAGATCCACTTGGCGGCCTCGATGCTCACCCCGTCGAACCCGCCCAACCGGTGCGAGACCAGGCACACCCGCATGTTTCCTCCGTTGTCCGTCCGATGCCGGTGTCCAGCATGGAGTATTGCGATAGCAGCACGTAAAGGGTCTCGTCACCGGAACCTTGCGTACAGTCCGCCGCATGCGTCTTCTGGCAACGTTGGGGAGTCTGCGCGCGGTGATCACGGTGATGGTGGCCATCTCCGCCGTGCAGATGGGGCTGGTCGCCTTCGGCAACCTCACGGACTTCGGAACCAATGCGGAGTTCGTGCAGCACGTGTTCGCAATGGACACGACTTTCAATTCACCCGACGCGATGTGGCGGTCGATCACGCATCCCGGACTGGGGACGACCGCGTACATCCTGGTGATCGGATGGGAGGTTCTGATCTCGGTGGTGCTCATCGCGGCGCTCGTCGCGTGGGTCCGCCCGCACGCCGACGCGCGGGCCGTCGAACGCGCGCGGCAGCTGGCCAGCTTCGGCTGGCTGCTGGAGGTGCTGCTGTTCGGCGGCGGATTCATCGTCATCGGCGGTGAGTGGTTCATGATGTGGCAATCGGACAAGTGGAACGGTCTGCAGCCCGCGCTGCAGAACCTGATCATCGCGTCGATCGGTTTGCTGCTGGTTCACCTGCCGGACAAGGAGAAGGCCGCGGCCTGACCTTCGACGGCTCCACCGCGGCGGTCGTGCCGCGGTTTCCGCACTGGGGGCCGGGTGATCGTGGCAGGAGGGCCGCGATCACCCCGGCTCGAATCAGATTCGCCGGGGCTTTCCGGTCATTTCGGAATGCGGGCGCCGCTTTCGCGCGGAATTCGCCGCGCACCTGCGCGCGGCGACTAGTGTCGGCTTCGTGCGCATTCTCCTTTCGAGCCTGTCCGCTCATGGTCACGTGTTTCCACTGGTCCCGTTGGCGCGCGCCGCACGCGCGCACGGACATGAAGTCCTCTTCGCCACGGGCGCGCAGTTCGAGCCGACGTTGAGCGGTCTCGGACTGCGAACGGAAGCGGTGGGCGTGCCCATCGGCGCGGGTTTCGCCGCCGCGAGCGGGAATTCCCCGACCCGGCCGGAACCCGGTTCGGACGAGTGGCTCTCGTTGGTGGTGCGGGTGTTCGGCGCCGAGCTGCCGCGCAGCTACGCCGCCGATCTGCTGCCGGTGCTGGAGGGCTTCACCCCGGACCTGGTGGTGCACGAGGCGGGCAACCACGGCGCCGCCCTGGCCGCGCGGCACGCCGGGATTCCCGGCGTCTGCCACGGGTTCGGGAAGCAGAACCCGGCGCACTTCCCCGGTTTCGACGCGGCGCTGCGCGGTATCGCCGACGAGTTCGGGATCGCGCTGCCCGCGGGAGATCTGCGCACCGTCGGCAATCCGTACCTGGACATCTTCCCGGCTTCGCTGCAGGACGCCGAATTCCTCGCCGCGGTGGATCGGACGCCGCTGCGCCCGGTGCCGTTCGCGGGCGGGGGCGAGCTGCCGCCGCAGGCGGTGGGGCCGCGGACGCGCCCGCTGGTGTACCTGACGCTGGGCACGGGTTTCGGCGACCCGGCGGTGCTGCGCGCGGCGATCGGCGGGCTCGCCACCCTCGACGTGGACGTGATCGTGGCGGCGGGTCCGAGCGTGGCGGCGGACGCGCTGGGCGGGCTGCCCGCGAACGTGTCGGTGCACGAATGGGTGCCGCAGGCCGAGCTGCTGGACCACGTCGACCTGGTGGTGCACCACGGCGGCAGCGGAACGACGCTGGCCGCGCTGGGCGCGGGACTGCCGCAGCTGGTCTTGCCGCAGGGCGCGGACCAGTTCGGCAACGCGGAGACGATCAGCTCGGCCGGCGCGGGGGCGCAGCTGCTCGGCGCGGAGGTCACGGCGGAAGCGGTGCACGACGCGGCGCGGGCCCTGCTGGCCGACGAGAAGCCCCGCGAAGTCGCCGAGCGGGTCGCCGCCGAGATCGCCGCGATGCCCTCCCCGGAGGAGATCGCCGCCCGCCTCGCGGACTTCACCTGATCCGCAGACGGCCGCACGTCACCCCCAGCGGACGTGCGGCCGTCTCCGGTTCCGACGGTGCGCGCGGGCGGGATTCATCGCGGGTCGCGGCCGAGGAAGCCCAGCAGGCGGTCCGGTGCGCTCGCGCCCGGCGGCAGCGCGATCGGCGCCTCGAACCGGCCCGGCCGGTCCTCGTCGGCGACGAGCAGCGCGACCAGCGGCAGCAGGTCGTCGGCGAGCGCCGTCGGCAGCGGCCGGTGTTGCCCGCTGGAGCGGGCGATGTCCCAGCCGTGCACCGCGATCTCCAGCGCACCGGTGCCGACGACGACGCACCGGGGCACTTCTGCGCC
This window of the Saccharopolyspora gloriosae genome carries:
- a CDS encoding glycosyltransferase, with product MRVCLVSHRLGGFDGVSIEAAKWISALRSLGHRVTRAAGHFVDHEPGDVEVTGMWADRPGGDPPPVAHGTIRRLCAEHDLLVLDNAGSLWSAPDASAAWQRHALDAAIPVILRHHDPAWQGTPLRAVDGDTVPLHHPAHLHVLINERTAREFAERWPELDRAGALRVVHNRVDVDGLGGGDRDGTRSRLGVAPGELLIVHPARVEGPNKNIPGAVAFAGALDRQWDSPVRYWLTDATPAPAGPVADALAAAPGPLRGHVAEQADMYAASDLVLLPSTWEGWGLPVAEAAAARRLVVAGPYPVLDELRALGLHVPSPDDVADIAELLRDPAATEARLDANHTAVRTHLDAAELPTVLTDLIHQSRTRPTTA
- a CDS encoding DUF2165 domain-containing protein, which translates into the protein MRTVRRMRLLATLGSLRAVITVMVAISAVQMGLVAFGNLTDFGTNAEFVQHVFAMDTTFNSPDAMWRSITHPGLGTTAYILVIGWEVLISVVLIAALVAWVRPHADARAVERARQLASFGWLLEVLLFGGGFIVIGGEWFMMWQSDKWNGLQPALQNLIIASIGLLLVHLPDKEKAAA
- a CDS encoding glycosyltransferase, with protein sequence MARAARAHGHEVLFATGAQFEPTLSGLGLRTEAVGVPIGAGFAAASGNSPTRPEPGSDEWLSLVVRVFGAELPRSYAADLLPVLEGFTPDLVVHEAGNHGAALAARHAGIPGVCHGFGKQNPAHFPGFDAALRGIADEFGIALPAGDLRTVGNPYLDIFPASLQDAEFLAAVDRTPLRPVPFAGGGELPPQAVGPRTRPLVYLTLGTGFGDPAVLRAAIGGLATLDVDVIVAAGPSVAADALGGLPANVSVHEWVPQAELLDHVDLVVHHGGSGTTLAALGAGLPQLVLPQGADQFGNAETISSAGAGAQLLGAEVTAEAVHDAARALLADEKPREVAERVAAEIAAMPSPEEIAARLADFT